Below is a window of Candidatus Hydrogenedentota bacterium DNA.
TCCGCGCCCATGCGGATGAGCTCCGCCACCTGCATGAAGCGGTTCTCGAAGACCGTCTCCTTGACCCGGCTGGTGCCCTCCGCGCAGGTGAGCAGCGCCATCATCTGCGCCTGGAGGTCTGTGGCGAAGCCGGGGTACGGCAGGGTCGTCACGTCCACCGCCCGCACGCCGTTCGGCGCCGCGGCCCGGATGCGCCCGCCCCGCGCCTCGATCTCCGCGCCCGCCTCGGCCAGTTTGGCCAGGAAGCCCGGCAGGTGCTCCGCGTTCGCGTTCAGCACGGTCACATCCCCCCGCGTGGCCACCCCCGCCGCCAAAAACGTGCCCGCCTCAATGCGGTCGGGTATCACCACATGCTCCGCGCCGCCCAGGGCGTCCACGCCCACCACGGTGATCATGTCCGTGCCCGCCCCGGATATCTGCGCGCCCAGGGCGTTCAAAAACCGCGCCAGGTCCTCAATCTCCGGCTCGCGCGCCACATTTGTCAGACGGGTGAGCCCGTCGGCCCGGCACGCGGCCATCATCAGCGTCTCCGTCGCGCCCACACTGGGGAAGTCCAGGGCGAACTGGGCTCCTTTCAGGCGGCCCTCCGCCACCACATAGCCCTCGTCCAGGTGTATCTTCGCGCCCAGCGCCTCCAGACCCTTCAGGTGAATGTCCACGGGCCGCGTGCCGATGGCGCAGCCGCCCGGCAGCGAGACCCGGGCCCGCCCAAATCGCGCCAGCAGCGGACCCAGCACAAAGAAGGAGGCCCGCATCTTCCGCACCAGGTCATAGGGCGCCACGGGCTCCACACCCTTCGACGCGTCCAGCACCATGTACCGCCCGGTGAACTCGATGGACACGCCCATGTGAGACAGCAGCTTGTCCATCGAAAAAATGTCGTGCAGGCAGGGGACATTGTGCAGGGTGCTCGGCGACTCCGCCAGTATCGCCGCCGCCATCAGCGGCAGGGCGGCGTTCTTTGCGCCACGCACCTGCACCGCGCCCTTAAGCGGCTTGCCGCCACGAATGAGTATCTTGTCCATGCCAACGCTCCTTGCCCGATGCTATTCCGCATGCCCGCCGGGTCGTTCCCCGGACACTGTGATCACGATCTCAAAACAGACGCCGCTTATCCCCCTTTGAAGGGGGTGGCCCTTTAGGGCCGGGGGATGTCCCCGCCGCCGGCAGCGGTCACTTTTCCCGCCAAAAACAAAGGCCCAAAGCCTTTACAGCCTTGGGCCTGAAACCTGCTCGTGTGGAATCACTGATTCGCCGGTTCAGGCGCGGACTCCGTATGCTCTTCCACCGCCTCAACCGAAACCACCGGAGCGGCCTCTTCAACCGCCGGGGCGGCCTCTTCAACCGCCGGAGCGGCCTCTTCAACCGCCGGGGCGGTAACTTCAACCGCCGGGGCGGCCCCCTCAACCCCCGGAGCTGTAACCTCGACCACCTCGACAGGCGCGGCGGATTCTTCGGCAGCCGGGGCGGCATCTTCGACAGTCACCGCGTCCCCGGCCACCGCCGGCTCGGCGGGCGGTTCAACGGCCTCAGGGGCAGTCTCCTCACCGGAGAACAGCCCTGTCAGGTTCGCGTCCGCCACCGCCTCATCCACCTCCTCGGGCGCCGCGCTGCGGCCCACGCGCCCGGACAGGGTGGACATCAGCAGGGCCAGCACCATGAAGGTGCCCGCCGCCGCGTAGGTGATCTTCTGCGGGAGGCTCTTGGAGGAGCGCGGCCCGAAAATGGTGTCGCTGCCGCCGCCCACGCCGAACGCGCCCGCGAAGCCCACACCCTTGCCCTTCTGCAGCAGCACAATCACGATGAGCCCGATGCAGGCCGGGATGTACAGCAGCAGGATGACCCACCACAGCGTGGTCAGACTGAAAATCGCTTCCAACATGCCTTTATGCTTCCTTTGGTCGGAACCGCCCGGCGAACGCGCCGGGGTTGTTTACTGGCCCGCCTTCACGATGGCGGCGAAACTGTCGGCCTTCAGCGCCGCGCCGCCCACGAGGAACCCGTCCACGTTCTCCTTCGAGAAAAGCTCCGCCGCGTTGTCCGGCTTCACGCTCCCGCCGTACTGGATGCGGATCGCCTCCGCCGCGTCCGCGCCGAAAAGCTCGCGCACCAGCCCGCGGGTCAGCACATGCACCTCCTCGGCCTGCTCCGGCGTGGCCGTCTCGCCCGTGCCGATGGCCCACACGGGCTCATAGGCCAGGACCACATTCGCCAAATCGGCGGCGGTCAGGCCCTTCAGGCCCTCGACCACCTGCCGCTTGATCACGTCTTCCATCGCGCCGCTCTTGCGCTCTTCCAGCAGCTCGCCGATGCAGAACATCACCTTCAGCCCGCTCGCCAGCGCGAAGCGCAGCTTCTCGTTCAGCAGCGCGTCCGTCTCGCCGAAAATGTGGCGCCGCTCGCTGTGGCCGATAATCGTCCACGCGCAGCCCACGTCCTGCAGCATCTGCGGGCTGATGGCCGCAGTGTACGCGCCGCTTTCCTTCACATACGCGTCCTGGCCGCCGAGCTGGATGTTCGAACCCGCAAGCGCCCGGCCCACCGGGTAGAGCGCCGTGTACGGCGGGCAGACCACCGCCTCCACCGCGTCCACGCCCGCCAGCAGGGGCTTCAAACCCTCCACCAGGGCCACCGCGTCCGCGACCTTCATGTTCATCTTCCAGTTGCCCGCAACGATCGGCTTTCTCACTGTACTGCTCTCCCATGCGGCGGCGCGCCGCAAAAACGGAACCCTAAAGACAAAAAACCACCCCTCCGCGCCGTTGACGGCGCCGCCCTTGCACGCGCGCCCGACACCATCGAGCATCCGGAGGGGATTTTTGGCCGGAATTCGGGCGCAACACGGGCAAAACACTACCACAAACACGCGGCGCAAAACAACTTGAGGAAAAACCGCGCACTTCCGGAATGGACCCGGGGACACCCCCGTCCGCCGCCGGATTAACCTGAGTGGCAATGGTTCTTTCTGCGAAAAACGGCCGCGTCTCCGGGTGAAAACGCTACTTCAGCGCGTCCATCAGCACCGGGTCCGGCTTTGCGCCCCGCCTGATGGACTCTTCGGCGGCCGCGCGGGCGCGGGCGTGCTGCCCGTCCCGCAGGTAAACCACGGCAAGGTCATGCCATGCGTTCGTGTGGCCGGGCTCAAGTTCCACAGCCCGCTCATAATGGGCAATGGCCTGGCGCAGCATTCCCCGGTGCGTGTAGGAGGCGCCCACCGCGTAAATCTTGTCCGCCTCAAGAAAGTTGACCGGGGGCGCGGCGGGCCAGAGGCTTTCATCATAAGGTTTCGGGTCATCCGGCCGGTTCTTCTTGTAAATCCGGTACTCCACATCCATGCTGGTCTCCAGCCAGCGGATGCGCCTGGCCTTTTCCCGGTCCACCTGGAACGCCGCCACGGGGTGGTAGTTGTTCCGAATCCAGGCGGGAAGCTGGAAGACATAGAGCATCTCCATGTCGCGGAGAAAGAGGTATTCCGGCTGCAAACCCTCGAGCATCTGCTGCAGCGAGCGGCGTCCGGGGTTTTCCCTGCTCCACTCGACCACACGGCGGCTGTTGAGGCCGGGCCAGTCATACACATTGCCCCGCGAATAGTAGCCCATGTACCCCAGGGGCTCGCCGCCCACGGCCTCGTCCGGTTTCATCCTGTCCCGCAGATACAGGCCCGCGGCCTTGCGGACCGGCTCCTCGATGTCCCGCTGAATCTGGCGCTCCGTGAGGAATGTCCATGGAAGCACCCCCGCGAAAAGCGACACATAGGCCAGGGAAAACCCGGTACGAATCCGCCAGCGCACCGGGTCGTGAAGCCGGTTTGTCACCGCCTGGACGCCCAGCGACGCCAGCAGCAAAATGGCGGCCACATGGGGCATTTTGTACCAGGTGAACACTATCGGCACAAGGTACACGTAATAAAAGGTGTACACCAGGGCGAAGGCCGCCAGGGGCCATGTCTCCCATCTCCGCCGCAACAGAACCAGCCCCATGCCAAGAAAGGAGAACGCGGCCATCAACAGGCCCGCGGGACTCTGCGCGCCCACGGCGAAAAAGGGGTGGATGTTGCAGCCGTGCCCGCAGAAAGTGGGCCCCAGCATGACCAGGATCTGTTCGGAGAGGATTTTCCAGGTGTGGCCGAGAATGCCGGCCGGGGTCAGCGCCCCGGGCGCCTCGTGCCACTTCACATAACCGAGGCCTTTCGCGATGATGGTGTGCGGAATCGGCGACCCGTAATACAGAATGGTGAACGCTATCCAGGGCAGGTACAGCGCCAGGGAGACCGGTATCACGGTCTTGATGAGGCCTTTACGATCATGAAACAGCCCGTACACGCCGACAATCACCGCCCAGAACGCAAAGTCGGGCCGGGCCAGCATGCACAGCCCCAGACTGACACCCAGCGCGGCGGGCTTCCAGGCAATGACATAATAAAATGACATCACCAGAACCAGCACGGCAAGCTGCGTCTCCATGCCGCTCATGCCGAACAGGATTTGGTGGTGCTCAAAGGCCACAAAGCCCATGACCAGGCCGATCAGCGGCGGTGCCAGGCGAACCGCGGGATGAATGCCTATGGCCAGAATGTACACCACCGTCAACGCGGCGGCGGGGACGGACACCAGTTTGATGAACCCCAAACCGGAACCCACCCGCACTAGGTCCGCCATGAGCGGCACCAAAAGGCCCAGCGGACTGCTGAAACCCTGCAGGGGCGGCTCGCCGGGACGGACATGGGTCAATCCCAGGCCTAGGGCGAAATTCTCCGAGTGGAGGCAGGTGATGAGCGCGTCTTCCCAGCACCGGCCGGTGTAAAGCCAGAAAAGCAGCCGGAGAATCATCGCCGCTGCGGCCAGAATCAGCCCAACCCGCACAATGGCGCGGTTTTCCGGCGCGTCCAAGCCCTCCAGCAGCAGTGTCCGCCGCAGTCTGACAGTCAACCAGTCCATGCTTGCTCCCATGCCGCCCCAGGGGGCAACTTTGTCCATGGTACATGGCCCCGCGCGCCAAGTTCCATATTCCTGTGCGCGTTGATTCCACCTTTGGGTGCCGGCACCCGGCGAAAGGGATGAGGCATGGCCGGTCCATCCCTTCCGTATGGTCCATGCCCCCGCCCCCCTCCGTGCTGTCCGGCCCATCCAGTCCATTCCGCCCGTGCTGCCCGGCCCATCCGGTCCATTCCGCCCGTGCCGCCCGGTCTATCCGGTCCATTCTGCCCGTGCTGTCCGGCCCATCCAGTCCATTCCGCCCGTGCTACCCGGCCCATCCGGTCCATTCTGTTCGTGCCGTCCGTGTTCGTCCGTGTCTGTCCGTGTCTGTCCTTCCCGCCCACCCCCTCCAAAAAACACCCACTCCCGCCCCCGTTTTTGCGATAATCCACACCACCCCAACAACGGAGGTCCGCCGATGAACCGGAGAGAATTCATGGCCCTGTCCTGCGCGGCGCTGCTGGGCGGCTTCGCCGCGGGCCGCCGTGCCGCCGCATCCACAGCCGTGTCCCCGAACATTGTCTATGTGCTCGCGGACGACCTCGGCTGGGGGGACCTGCGCTGCATGAACCCGGAGGGGAAAATCCCCACGCCCCATCTGGACGCGCTGGCGCGGGCGGGTCGGGTTTACACCGATGCCCATTCCGGCTCCGCCGTCTGCACGCCCACCCGCTACGGCATCCTCACGGGGCGCTACTGCTGGCGGGGCCGGCTGAAAAGCAGCGTCCTCGAGGGCTGGTCCCCGGCGCTCATCGAGCCGGGACGCATGACCGTGGCGTCCCTCCTCCGGGAACAGGGATACCGCACGGCCTGCGTGGGCAAGTGGCATCTCGGCCTGGACTGGTCCACCACGGACGGCGCGCGCGCGGGCAGGGACAACACGGACTACACCGGACCCGTTAATAACGGCCCAACGGCGCTTGGTTTTGACGAGTTCTTCGGCATCCCGGCCTCGCTGGACATGCCCCCCTATGTCTATGTCCGGGATGACCGGGTCGAGGAGCCGCCCACGGGGACCATCGAGGCGAGCCCAAAACCCGCCTATTACCGCGCCGGACCCGTCGCTCCGGGCTTCAAAATGGAGGGTGTGCTGGACCGCCTGACGGATGAGGCGGTCGGCGTGGTCCGGCGGCACCACGAACGCGGGGACGGCAAGCCCCTCTTCCTGTACTATCCACTCACGGCGCCGCACACCCCCATATTCTCCACGGACGAGTTCCGGGGAAAGGGGGAAACCAACGCCTACGGCGATTTTGTCTTCGCCGTGGATGCCGCCGTGGGGCGGTTGCGCGGGGCTCTGGCCGATGCGGGCATGGACGCAAACACCCTGTTCATCTTCACCAGCGACAACGGATGCAGCCCCATGGCGGAATTTGACGAGCTCCGCGTCCTGGGCCACATCCCCGGCGGGCCGTTTCGCGGGCACAAGGCGGACATCTTTGAGGGGGGCCACCGTATCCCCTTCATCGCGTCATGGCCTGGGCGGATTCCGGAGGGCACCACCAGCGCGGATCTGGTCTGCCTTACGGACCTGATGGCCACGGCCGCCGCGATAACAGGCGCGACCCTCCCCAAAGATGCCGGCGAGGACAGTTGGAGCATGCTGGACGGACTCCTCGGCAAGCCGCCGTCCCGGCCAAGGCCCGCCGTGGTGCACCATTCCGTGAACGGCACCTTCGCCGTCCGCGAAGGGCAATGGAAACTCGTCCTCGGCCCCGACTCCGGCGGATGGAGCCCCCCGAAACCCGGCTCGCCCGAGAGCAAGACCCTGCCCAAAGTGCAACTTTACGACATGGAGGCCGACCCAGGCGAAACGCTCAACCTGTGGGATAAACATCCGGAAATTGTGCGGCGCCTTGAGGAGACGCTGAAACGCTTCAAGGAGACCGGGCGCAGCGTGTGAACTGCGAGAGTCCGGCACAAACACGGGGAATTCGGGATGTGCCAGTTCCGCAGTTATGCCTCACGCCAGCACTTCCCAAGCCCCCCTGCTTGGGAGGCGAATCGCATTTGGCATAGCCTCAACAACTGGCTTGTCTTTTCCCCCCCTGCTTGCGGGGGGGTAGGGGGGGAAAGAAGGTTGTCATATAGACCACAGCGGAAGGACAACCCCATAGCCCGTCATCGGCAAGAAGATATTCTCCCCTGGGAACGCCAATCTCCCGATTGGCCGTGCCGGCCCCGCACGGCATGGCCTGTCCACCTTGTCCACCCTGTCCACTCCCCATAAGAAAATGACTGCGCCTCCCTACATCCCCCCCGCCATGGCCAGGGCGCGTTCCGCCAGCATCCTTCCCGCGTCCCGGCATGCCTCCAGCGCCTCCGGCGTGGGACGGTACTCCGCGCGGACCGGTTCGCGGACAAGGTCCCACTTCAGCGCTTCCAGCGCGGCGTTCACACTCTCCGGGCCACCCCGTGCCCAGCCACTGGATCCGAAGGCCACCGCCGCCTTCCCGCCGGGTTTCAGTCCCTGGAGATAGGTCAGCGCCCCGCCCACGGCGGGCATCATCGTGCCGTTCAGCGTGGGAGAGCCCACCGCCACGGCGGCCGCCTCCAGCACCTCCGAGGCCATTTGCGTGATGTTGCCCCCGCGCCGCAAGTGCATCAGCACCGTCTCCGCCCCCGCTCCGGCCGCGCCGTCCCGCACCGCCGCCGCCATCTCGGCGGTGCTCTCCCACATGCTGTCATACAGCACCACCACCTTGGGCCGGACCTTTCCCGTGGTCCACCGGCCGTAGGCCTCCAGAATGGCGGGGATGTGGCCCCGCCAGACCACCCCGTGGGACGGGGCAATCATGCGCAGGTCCAATTTTGCGGTTGCCGACATGGCCTTGGCCGTCGGTGTGCCGAAGGGCAGCAGTATGTTGGCGTAATAGGTCCTCGCCTCGTCCATCACCGCCGCCAGGCCCGCCTCGTCGTCGAAACGTTCCGCACTGGCGTAATGCTGGCCGAAGGCGTCCATCGAGAAAAGCACCCCGTCCTGCGGCAAATACGTGAACATGGACTCGGGCCAGTGCGCCAGCGGGGTCTGCACAAACTCCAGGGTCCGCGCCCCCAGCGAAAGGCTTTCCCCCGGCGCGAGGATTCGGACCCCCCATTCGGACATGTCAAAATACATCGCCAGGGTCTGGCGGCATTTCTCCGTGCAGACCAGCGCGGCGTTCGGCAGCGCCGCCATCACTTCCGGCAGCGCCCCGGCGTGGTCAGGCTCCGCGTGGTTGCACACCACATAGTCCACCGAGGCCGGGTCCGCCGCGCCCGCGAGGTTCCCCAGCAGCTCCCCGGCGAAGGGCGCCTTCACCGTGTCAATCAGCGCCGTCTTCTCGTCCCGCACCAGATACGCGTTGTACGTGGTGCCCCGCGCCGTGTCGTACCCGTGAAAGTCCCGCACCTCCCAGTCCACCGCCCCAACCCAGTCAATTCCATCGCACAGAGACACACCCATGGACCGCCGCTCCTTGCCGTGTTGAGGTTGCCGGACGGGCGTCCGGACCGAAAAAATCACCGTCCCCGACGGACGGGCTCACCCAAAGGAAACACCCGCCGTCCCGCCAAATTCCAGCAGGTGCCGCCGCGCCGCGTCATACTCCTCCGCGCTTTCCAGATGCTCCAGCATCAGCGGGGGCTGCTGGGGCAGCGCCGCCAGACGCCGCAGAAAGGTCGTGTAGTCCAGCTTGCCCGTGCCGGGGCGCACCTCCCGGAAATGGATGTTCATCTCCACCTCCCAGGCCAGGTCCTTCGCGTGGCAGCTCACAATATGCGGCCCCAGCTTGTCAAAGCACTCGTCCAGCAGCGCCGCGTTCCGGTAAAAACGCTCCGGACTGTTGATTAGGTTGCACGGGTCCAGATGGACCCCGAAGGCCGTCCGGTCCACCGCCTTCAGCAATGCAACATAGGAATCCGGACTGTCCGGGATGGCCCAGCCCATCATCTCATACGCGAACGCCGCCCGTGTCGGCTTCACCGCGTCAATGACTCTCCGCGCATTCTCCACCGCCGCGTCGAAGAAGTCCCGGGACAGGTTGTCCGGGTGCGGCCCGAACCAGCTCTCCGTGTTCCGCGACCCCGCGATGTTCACGCAGCACCGCGCGCCCACGGCCTCCGCCAGCGCAAGCCCGTTGATGACGCGGTCCAGGTTCTCCTTCCGCTTCTCCGCGTCCGCGTCCATCAGGTTGCACCAGCGGCCCACCTCGGCAATCGCCACATCCTGCTTTTCAAACGCCGCCGCCACCGCCCGCACGCGGTCCCCGTCCTCCAGCGGCACCTCCGGACAATACGCCCCCCGGTAACCCAGTTCCCGGTGCGCCCGCGCCCAACCCTCCGGGTCATCCCCCGGCAGGGCCAGCGGCCCGCCCAGCCGGACAAACCCGCCCGCATCCTGCGCCCCGGCCACGCGGCCCGTCCCGGCCAGCACCCCGCCCGCAACGGCGGCGCTGAGAAAACTTCTTCGGCTCATGGCACTCATCATTCCCGTGGACTCCGTGGTTTCCGGGGCCGCAACCATCGCCCCGCGCGAAAACTATCCACCATGCGCATGGCCAAAGGCAAACCGCCTTCAACCCAGCCGCCGGTTGACTGGCGACCGCCCCGCATGGCACATTGGCCGCACTTTGGAAGAACCCGCCCGCCCGCCGTGTTTGGGATTCGGGCAACAACGGAGAATGAGCCATGCAGAATTTTCGCTTTCACAATCCCACCGAGGTGGTCTTCGGCAAAGGCGCCATCGCGGATCTGTCCGGCCTGGTGCCGGAGGACCAGGTGGTGCTGATGACCTACGGCGGCGGCTCCATCCATAAAAACGGCGTCTACGAACAGGTGAAAGCGGCCCTCGGAAACTGCAAAGTCGTCGAGTTCGGCGGCATCGAGCCGAACCCGCGCCACGAGACCTGCATGCGCGCCGTGGACCTGGCGAAGAAGGAAGGTGCGGGCTTTCTGCTCTCCGTGGGCGGCGGCTCCGTGCTCGACGGCACGAAGTACATCGCCGCCGCGCTCCACCACGACGGCGCGGACCCCTGGGACATCCTCGCCAAGGCCGCCCCGGTCAACGCCGCAACGCCCCTGGGCTGCGTGCTCACCCTGCCCGCCACCGGCTCCGAGTCCAACGGCTTCTCCGTGGTCTCCCGCGACGCCACAGGCGAGAAGCTCGCCTTCTTCAGCCCCCTGGTCTTCCCGAAATTCGCCATCCTGGACCCGGACACCACGGCGACCCTGCCGCCCCGGCAAATCGCCAACGGCGTGGTGGACGCCTTCGCCCACGTGCTCGAGCAGTATCTGACCCATGACGTGAAGAGTCCGCTCCAGGACCGCCAGGCCGAGGCCATCCTGATTACCCTGGTCGAGGAGGGGCCGAAGGTGCTGGCGAACCCCGGCGACTACGACGCCCGCGCCAATGTCATGTGGGCCGCCACCCAGGCCCTCAACGGCATCATCGCCTGCGGCGTGGTGCAGGACTGGGCCACCCACATGATCGGCCACGAGCTCACCGCCCTATACGGCCTCGACCACGCCCAGACCCTCGCCGTGGTTTTCCCCGCCATGATGCGCCACCAGCGCCGCCAAAAGGCCGGCAAACTCCTCCAGTACGCCGCCCGCGTGTGGGGTGTCACGGAAGGCGACGAGGACACCCGCCTCGCCGCAGCCGCCGCGAAGACCGAGGACTTCTTCCGCTCCCTCGGCGTGAAGACCCGCCTCGCCGAATACGGTGTCACCGAGGGCGTCGAGCGCGTCGGCGAGCGCATCGAGTTCCGCGGCCAGAAACTCGGCGAGCATCAGGACATCGGCCGCCCCGAGATAGACGCGATTCTGGCAGCCTGCGCGACGTGAGGGTGTAGCATGGCCGTCCCGGCCATGGACCTTCCCAAGCGTCCACGCTTTTCTCCGTCCACTCCGTCCACCCTGTCCACTCCGTCCACCATGCCCCGCCGGGTCACCCCCGGCCTCATCCCATCGGCGTCTTCCGCTTTGAC
It encodes the following:
- the murA gene encoding UDP-N-acetylglucosamine 1-carboxyvinyltransferase, whose amino-acid sequence is MDKILIRGGKPLKGAVQVRGAKNAALPLMAAAILAESPSTLHNVPCLHDIFSMDKLLSHMGVSIEFTGRYMVLDASKGVEPVAPYDLVRKMRASFFVLGPLLARFGRARVSLPGGCAIGTRPVDIHLKGLEALGAKIHLDEGYVVAEGRLKGAQFALDFPSVGATETLMMAACRADGLTRLTNVAREPEIEDLARFLNALGAQISGAGTDMITVVGVDALGGAEHVVIPDRIEAGTFLAAGVATRGDVTVLNANAEHLPGFLAKLAEAGAEIEARGGRIRAAAPNGVRAVDVTTLPYPGFATDLQAQMMALLTCAEGTSRVKETVFENRFMQVAELIRMGADIALDGNLAVVRGVRHLSGAPVMASDLRASAALVIAGLMATEGETAVARVYHIDRGYERIEERLASLGADIQRVRE
- the secG gene encoding preprotein translocase subunit SecG, which produces MLEAIFSLTTLWWVILLLYIPACIGLIVIVLLQKGKGVGFAGAFGVGGGSDTIFGPRSSKSLPQKITYAAAGTFMVLALLMSTLSGRVGRSAAPEEVDEAVADANLTGLFSGEETAPEAVEPPAEPAVAGDAVTVEDAAPAAEESAAPVEVVEVTAPGVEGAAPAVEVTAPAVEEAAPAVEEAAPAVEEAAPVVSVEAVEEHTESAPEPANQ
- a CDS encoding triose-phosphate isomerase, with the translated sequence MRKPIVAGNWKMNMKVADAVALVEGLKPLLAGVDAVEAVVCPPYTALYPVGRALAGSNIQLGGQDAYVKESGAYTAAISPQMLQDVGCAWTIIGHSERRHIFGETDALLNEKLRFALASGLKVMFCIGELLEERKSGAMEDVIKRQVVEGLKGLTAADLANVVLAYEPVWAIGTGETATPEQAEEVHVLTRGLVRELFGADAAEAIRIQYGGSVKPDNAAELFSKENVDGFLVGGAALKADSFAAIVKAGQ
- a CDS encoding tetratricopeptide repeat protein, which gives rise to MDWLTVRLRRTLLLEGLDAPENRAIVRVGLILAAAAMILRLLFWLYTGRCWEDALITCLHSENFALGLGLTHVRPGEPPLQGFSSPLGLLVPLMADLVRVGSGLGFIKLVSVPAAALTVVYILAIGIHPAVRLAPPLIGLVMGFVAFEHHQILFGMSGMETQLAVLVLVMSFYYVIAWKPAALGVSLGLCMLARPDFAFWAVIVGVYGLFHDRKGLIKTVIPVSLALYLPWIAFTILYYGSPIPHTIIAKGLGYVKWHEAPGALTPAGILGHTWKILSEQILVMLGPTFCGHGCNIHPFFAVGAQSPAGLLMAAFSFLGMGLVLLRRRWETWPLAAFALVYTFYYVYLVPIVFTWYKMPHVAAILLLASLGVQAVTNRLHDPVRWRIRTGFSLAYVSLFAGVLPWTFLTERQIQRDIEEPVRKAAGLYLRDRMKPDEAVGGEPLGYMGYYSRGNVYDWPGLNSRRVVEWSRENPGRRSLQQMLEGLQPEYLFLRDMEMLYVFQLPAWIRNNYHPVAAFQVDREKARRIRWLETSMDVEYRIYKKNRPDDPKPYDESLWPAAPPVNFLEADKIYAVGASYTHRGMLRQAIAHYERAVELEPGHTNAWHDLAVVYLRDGQHARARAAAEESIRRGAKPDPVLMDALK
- a CDS encoding arylsulfatase yields the protein MNRREFMALSCAALLGGFAAGRRAAASTAVSPNIVYVLADDLGWGDLRCMNPEGKIPTPHLDALARAGRVYTDAHSGSAVCTPTRYGILTGRYCWRGRLKSSVLEGWSPALIEPGRMTVASLLREQGYRTACVGKWHLGLDWSTTDGARAGRDNTDYTGPVNNGPTALGFDEFFGIPASLDMPPYVYVRDDRVEEPPTGTIEASPKPAYYRAGPVAPGFKMEGVLDRLTDEAVGVVRRHHERGDGKPLFLYYPLTAPHTPIFSTDEFRGKGETNAYGDFVFAVDAAVGRLRGALADAGMDANTLFIFTSDNGCSPMAEFDELRVLGHIPGGPFRGHKADIFEGGHRIPFIASWPGRIPEGTTSADLVCLTDLMATAAAITGATLPKDAGEDSWSMLDGLLGKPPSRPRPAVVHHSVNGTFAVREGQWKLVLGPDSGGWSPPKPGSPESKTLPKVQLYDMEADPGETLNLWDKHPEIVRRLEETLKRFKETGRSV
- a CDS encoding FprA family A-type flavoprotein, which encodes MGVSLCDGIDWVGAVDWEVRDFHGYDTARGTTYNAYLVRDEKTALIDTVKAPFAGELLGNLAGAADPASVDYVVCNHAEPDHAGALPEVMAALPNAALVCTEKCRQTLAMYFDMSEWGVRILAPGESLSLGARTLEFVQTPLAHWPESMFTYLPQDGVLFSMDAFGQHYASAERFDDEAGLAAVMDEARTYYANILLPFGTPTAKAMSATAKLDLRMIAPSHGVVWRGHIPAILEAYGRWTTGKVRPKVVVLYDSMWESTAEMAAAVRDGAAGAGAETVLMHLRRGGNITQMASEVLEAAAVAVGSPTLNGTMMPAVGGALTYLQGLKPGGKAAVAFGSSGWARGGPESVNAALEALKWDLVREPVRAEYRPTPEALEACRDAGRMLAERALAMAGGM
- a CDS encoding TIM barrel protein, whose protein sequence is MSAMSRRSFLSAAVAGGVLAGTGRVAGAQDAGGFVRLGGPLALPGDDPEGWARAHRELGYRGAYCPEVPLEDGDRVRAVAAAFEKQDVAIAEVGRWCNLMDADAEKRKENLDRVINGLALAEAVGARCCVNIAGSRNTESWFGPHPDNLSRDFFDAAVENARRVIDAVKPTRAAFAYEMMGWAIPDSPDSYVALLKAVDRTAFGVHLDPCNLINSPERFYRNAALLDECFDKLGPHIVSCHAKDLAWEVEMNIHFREVRPGTGKLDYTTFLRRLAALPQQPPLMLEHLESAEEYDAARRHLLEFGGTAGVSFG
- a CDS encoding iron-containing alcohol dehydrogenase translates to MQNFRFHNPTEVVFGKGAIADLSGLVPEDQVVLMTYGGGSIHKNGVYEQVKAALGNCKVVEFGGIEPNPRHETCMRAVDLAKKEGAGFLLSVGGGSVLDGTKYIAAALHHDGADPWDILAKAAPVNAATPLGCVLTLPATGSESNGFSVVSRDATGEKLAFFSPLVFPKFAILDPDTTATLPPRQIANGVVDAFAHVLEQYLTHDVKSPLQDRQAEAILITLVEEGPKVLANPGDYDARANVMWAATQALNGIIACGVVQDWATHMIGHELTALYGLDHAQTLAVVFPAMMRHQRRQKAGKLLQYAARVWGVTEGDEDTRLAAAAAKTEDFFRSLGVKTRLAEYGVTEGVERVGERIEFRGQKLGEHQDIGRPEIDAILAACAT